DNA from Acidobacteriota bacterium:
GAACTCGGAGGTGCCCGGGATCTGCCGGATCGGCCGTGGGTCGATGCCCGGTGACTTCATATCGACGACGAAGAAGGTCAGGCCCTTGTGCTTGGGCACGCTGGGGTCGTGCCGCGTGACGAGGATCCCCCAGTCGGCGTAGTGGGCGCCCGAGTTCCAGACCTTCTGGCCGTTGACCACCCACTCGTCGCCGTCGCGCTCGGCCCGAGTGCGCAGGCCGGCCAGGTCGGAGCCGGCGCCGGGCTCGGAGAAGAGCTGGCACCAGACCTCTTCGCCGCTGGCCAGCTTGGGCAGGTAGCGGCGCTTCTGCTCGTCCGTGCCGTGGGCCATGATCGCCGGCGCGCACGTGCCGTGGCCAATGCCGAGGAAGCCGTCGGGGACATCGAATCTCGCTTCTTCCTGCGCCCAGATCACGCCCTCCATGAAGGTCGCGCCGCGGCCGCCGTGTTCCTTCGGCCAGGTGATGCAGGCCCAGCCGTCGTCGTACTTCTTCTGCTGCCACTCCTTGGACGCGGCCAGGCCTTCCTGCTCGGGCAGGCCGTCGAACTGCGACGTTGCGCCCGCGGGAAGGGGTTCGGCGTTCGCTTCGAGCCAGGCGCGTGCTTCGGCGCGGAAGGCGGCTTCCTGCGGTGAGTCCTGAAAGTCCATGGATCGTCTCCTGGGCTGAGGGCCGTTTGGTTCGGGAAGGGAGATTGTAGTCGCGTTCTCGGCGGGCGGCGAATCGTTCAGAGCCGGCCCCAGATGACGCCGTCCTCGGCCAGGTTCTCGATCTCCGAGGCGTCGAGTCCGAGTTCGCGCAGGAGGTCGCCGGTGTGCTCGCCGAGTTCCGGCGCCGGTTGGGGCTGTACCTTGTCCTCGCCCTCGATGAGGACCGGACTGTCCACCGTGCGCAGACGCCCGTACTCGGGATGGTCGAGGTCGCGGAACATGCCGATGGCCTCCAATTGCTCGTCGGCGACGATGTCGTCCAGATTCGAGACGAGGCTGTAGGCAATCTCGTAGCGGGTGAAGCGTTCGCTCCACTCGGAGAAGTCCCGCCTTGCGAAGTCCGCATCCAGCAGGGCGATGAACTCGGGCATGTTCTCGATCCGCTCCGGGGTGGTGCAGAAGCGCTCGTCCGAGATGAGGTCACGGCGGTCGAGGGCGAGGCAGAAGTGCTCCCATTCCCGGTCCTGCTCGATGATGCTCAGCTTGATCAGCCGGTCGTCCCGGGTGCGGTAGTAGAGCTGGCCGAAGTTCAGCGTCCGTTCACGCGGACGCTTCTCGTGGAACTCCGCTCCGACCAGCTTGGCCTGGATGGCGCAGGCATTCGCCCAGGCGCCGGCCGCGAGCAGCGAGGTGGTGACGTAGGAACCGATACCGGTGCGTTCCCGCTTGAGCAGGCCGGCGAGCACGGCCGAGAAGAGCGTGACGCCCGTGGGATGGTCGCCGGTGCCGCAGCCGAGCGGCCCCAAATGGCCGTCGACCGGCGTGAACGTCGCGACGAGCCCGGAGCGGGTCCAGTAGCAGACCTGGTCGTAGCCGGGCTTCTCGGCCTCGGGTCCCGTGTGGCCGTAGCCGGTGCCGTGGGCGAAGATGAGCCGCGGGTTGACTTCGCGCAGGCGGTCCCAGGTCATGCTCAGGTCCTCGAGCACGGAGTTGTGGCAGTTGGTCAGGAACACGTCAGCCGTCTCGATGAGCCGGTGGGCCAGCCCCTGGCCGCTCTTCTGCTTGAGGTCGATGACGACGCTCTTCTTGTTCCGGCCGTCGAGCAGGAAGCAGTACGGGATCTCCGAGTCCGGCATGCCGGGCAGATCCTGGAAGTAGCGGTAGAGGTCACCCCGGCCCGGCGCCTCGATCTTGATCACTTCGGCCCCGAAGTCCGAGAGCATGGCGCAGGCCGAGGGCGCCATGACGATTGTTGCGAGTTCGACTACGCGGATTCCGTCCAGCAACGCTGCACCGGTCTCGGAGCCGGAAGGCGCGGTGTCGGCAGCGCCGAGGTCGAGAGGAAGAAACTGGTCAGACAGAGCGGCGGCGATTGTGACATAGCGCATGGAGACGCTGAAGTGCGGGATACGATCCCGCGGATGTTCGCGTCGGAGCCAGCATGACCGGTGTCCGGCTGGCCAAGCCCTGGCTGGACCTGGACGGGGCCGCGATCGCCGCTCTGCCAGGTCAGCTGGGCGTCTACGAGATCGCCGACGCGCAGGGCGGCACTCTCGAACTCGGTTTCGCGGGAGGTCGCTCCCGTTTCGGCCTGCGCAGCGCGATCGCCGACGCGGCGGCGAAACACGAGACGGCGGCCCGGTTTCGCTACGAGGTGACGATGCAGTACTGGAGCCGCTTCGAGGAGTTGCTCGCTGTGTACCTCGCCGATCATGGCGAGTTGCCGCCCGGGAACGCGGACCGGGGTGATCGGCGAGTGGGCCGCATCGCTGCCGCAGGGGGCTGAGTCCATGGATTTCCAACTCAGTCCCGAACAGAAGCTGATCCTGGAGACCGTGCGCCGCTTCGTGCGCGAAGAGATCGTGCCGCTCGAGGCGGATCTCGACCCGGACGCGAGCGAACTGCCGCCGCATCACCGTGAGCGGCTGGTGGCGATGACGAAGCAACTCGGCTTCTACGGCCTGGACATCCCGGAGGAGTACGGCGGGCCCGGCATCGACCTCGTGACCAGGACGTTGATGGCGTTCGAGATGGCCCAGCACCGGGCCGGTCTCTACGCGCCCTGCTACGGCGTCTTCGGCGGCGCTGGGCTGGCGCAGTTGTACGAGGCGGACGACGGCCAGAAGGAGCGCTACCTCTATCCCGTGCTGCGAGGGGAGAAGCGGGGATTCTTCGCCCTGACCGAGCCATCCGGCGGCAGCGATCCGGCCCGCGCCATCCGCACGACTGCGGTCCGCGACGGCGACGACTGGATCCTCGACGGCGAGAAGACGTTCATCAGCGGCGCCGACAAGGCGGACTTCGGCATCGTCTTCGCGCGCACCGACCCGGAACTCGGCCGCAAGGGCATCACCTGCTTCCTCGTCGACACGGACATGCCGGGTTTTCGGGTCCGACGCATCGTTCACACCCTGCGCTCCACCCACTACGCGGCCGAACTCGAGTTCAACCGGGTGCGGGTGCCCGGCCGCAACGTGCTCGGCGAGGTGAACCAGGGCTTCGCGATAGCCAACGACCGTCTGAGCCGCAACCGGATCCCCTACGCGGCCGGCTGCGTCGGCGTCGCGCTCAAGGCGCAGGAGATGGCGATCGCCTACGCCAAGACACGCAAGACCTTCGGCGACTACCTGTCCACGCGCCAGGCGGTGCAGTGGATGATCGTCGACAACGAGATCGACCTGCGCACGGCCCGGGCGCTGACCCTGGAGGCCGCGGCGCGGGCCGATGCCGGCAAGCCGTTCCGGACCGAGGCGGCGATCTGCAAGCTGGTGGCCAGCGAGGGCGCCAGCCGCGTGGTCGACCGGGCGATGCAGATCCACGGTGGTTACGGCATGACGAAGGACCTGCCGCTCGAGCGCTGGTACCGGGAACTCCGGATCCGCCGCGTGGGTGAAGGCCCGAACGAGATCCAGCGGCTGATCGTCGCCCGCGACGTGATCGGCGGGTCGTTTCACTGAGGCCGGCGTGACCGAAGGCGAACTCCCTCCGACCAGGCCGCTGGCCGGGGTCCGCGTCCTCGACCTCGGGCAGGTCTACCAGGGTCCTTACGCCGGCTACCTGCTGGCCCAGGCGGGGGCGGACGTGGTCAAGGTGGAGCCGCCGGGCGGGGAGCCGCTGCGGCGCCGTGAGGCTGATGGCGGGCCGCCGTCCTTTCCGCTCGCCTTTCTGAACACGAACAAGCGGTCCCTGGCCTGCGATCTGAAGGACGAGGAGGGGAGGCAACTGCTGCTTCGGTTGGCCGGGGTCGCGGACGTGCTGATCGAGAACTTCGCGCCGGGTGTGATGGATCGCCTGGGCGTCGGCTGGAAGGTGCTACGGGAGTTGAACCCGCGGCTGATCTACGCATCGGGCACCGCCTACGGCCTGAGCGGCCCGGACTCCGAGCGGCTCGGGATGGATCTCACGGTCCAGGCCTGGTCCGGGGTGATGAGCATTACCGGCGAGGCGGGCGGCGGACCGCTCAAGGCCGGCCCGGCCCTCATCGACTTCCTGGGCGGGACGCACCTGTACGGGGGGATCGTCAGCGCGCTCTACGAACGGGAAGGCACAGGGACCGGACGCCTGGTCGAGGTGGCGATGCAGGAGGCGGCGTATCCGACCCTGCTCACCCAGCTCGCGCTGATGCACCACGAGGGGAAGCTGCCCGGACGGACCGGCAACCGGCACGGCCGTGTGTCGCCCTGCGGCGTGTATCCGTGCCGTGACGGCCATGTCGCGATCATCTGCATCACCGAGCGGCACTGGCGGAACCTGCTGCGGGCGATGGGACGGGAGGACCTGGTCGGTGATTCCCGGTTCCGGAACAACGAGGCTCGTGTCTCTCGTCGGGACGAGACGGAAGCTCTGGTCGCGGCATGGACCACCGGCCTTTCCCGTGCGGAGATCAACGAGGCGGTGCGGTCCCGACGGGTGCCGTGCGCGCCCGTTCGCGACCTGTCCGAGGTCAACGCGGACCCGCACCTCTGGGAACGCGGCTACTTCGAATCGGTCGATCATTCGGCTCTCGGCGAGATTGGCTTGCCGACAAGCGCCATCCGTTTCGACGCACGACCGTCCGGTCCGCTCGAGCCGATTCCTGCCCTTGGCGAGAACACGGACGAAGTAATCGGTGAGTGGCTGGGTGCCGTCCCGGCCTGGGAGGGGAGCGACGCATGAAGGTCAGGAGCATCGAGACGCGGCATTGCGACGCCGGTTGGCGAAACTACCACTTCGTCAAGCTGACGACGGAGGACGGCGTCGTCGGCTGGAGCGAGTACGACGAGCACCAGGGCGCGGTCGGCGTCACCACGGTCATCGAGCAGCTCGCGGATCGCGTTGTCGGTTCCCGGGTTCGGGATGTCGAGCGGATCTATCAGCGGCTCCTGGTCCGCGCCCGGCAGTCGATGTCCGGGGTCATGGCGATGGGCATCGGAGCGATCGAGAACGCGGTGCTTGACGCCTGGGCGAAGGAACTCGGCGTCCCCTGCTGCGACCTCCTGGGTGGCCGCGTGCGGGACCGGGTGCCGGTGTACTGGTCGCACTGCGGAACCTGGCGGATCGGTTTGCCCCAGTACTACGGGAACGCGATCACCGACATCGACGGCGTGACCGCCCTCGGCGCCGAAGTCCGCGAACGGGGATTCAGGGCGCTCAAGACGAACATCTTCGACTACTCGAGCGGCGCGCCGCGCGGTTGGGCGCCCGGCTTCGGGCGGCCGTTCGAACCGGGTCAGAACGTCGAGCGCCGGACGATTCGGGAGCTTCGCCGTCACCTTGAAGCGCTGCGCGAGGGCGCCGGTCCCGACATGGGCATCCTGCTTGACCTGAACTTCAACGCGAAGATCTCGGGCTACCGGCAGATCGTGCGGGCACTCGCGGACCTCGACCTCTTCTGGATCGAGATCGACACGTCGTCGGCGGAGGGGCTGGCGACCGTCCGTCAGGAGAGCGCGCATCCGATCAGCTCCTGCGAGACCCTGATCACGCCTGCTGCCTTCCTGCCGTTCCTGCGCGCCGAGGCGGTCGACGTTGCGATCATCGACGCGGTCTGGAACGGCGTCTGGCAGTCGATGAAGATCGCCGCCCTGGCAGGGGCCCACGAGGTCAACGTGGCGCCGCACAACTACTACGGCCACCTTGCGACGATGATGAACGCCCACATGAGCGCGGCGGTGCCGAACCTCCGGATCATGGAAACGGACATCGACCGCCTGCCCTGGGACGGCGAGGTGTTTACCCACGAGCCCGAGTTCGAGGACGGTTGCCTGATCGTGCCGGACCGGCCGGGCTGGGGCACCGAACCGGACGAGGATGGCCTCGCGGTCCATCCGCCGAAGTAAGGAGACCTCAGCGCTTTGTGCCGTCCCACTGCGCGCGCCGGCGCCTTCGGCGACTACCGCCGTTAACATCCGTGCCGTGGCCACCGACCTTTCCTACAGCGACGCCCTGATCGCCGGCATCCTCCGCCGGGTGAGCACGATCGCGATGGTGGGCGCCTCGCCGAACTGGAAGCGTCCCTCGAACTTCGCGATGAAGTACTTGCAGGAGAAGGGCTTCCGGGTGATCCCGGTGAATCCGCGGGCGGCGGCTGGAGGGGTTTCGATCCTGGGCGAGAAGGCCTGCTCCTCCCTCGCGGACGTGCCTGCCCCGGTCGAGATGGTCGACGTTTTCCGGGCATCCGAGGCCGCGCTCGAGATAACGCGCGAAGCAATCCGGCTGCGGGAGGAGAAACGGATCGAGGTGGTCTGGATGCAGCTCGGCGTGCGCAACGACGAGGCCGCGGCCGAGGCGGAAGCCGCAGGGCTCACCGTGATCATGAACCGCTGCCCGAAGATCGAGTACGGCCGTTTGTGGGGCGAGCTGGGCTGGGGCGGGTTCGACAGCCGCGTGATCAGCAGCCGCTGGCCACGTCCGGCGAACGGCGGCGGACGCGCGGGGTGACGAGCGGGCGCGGGGCGGCGTACACTCCGCCGTCATGAGCGAAGACGAGACCCAGACCCCAGAGCACGGCCCCGGCCCCGACTGGGGATTCGAGACCCGAATGATCCATGCGGGCGCCGGCCCGGATCCAACTTCGGGGGCACGCCAGACCCCGATTCACCAGACCTCGGCCTATGCATTCCACGACGCGGACCATGCGGCGTCGCTGTTCAACCTACAGACCTTCGGCTTCATCTACTCCCGTCTCGGCAATCCGACCGTCGCCACGCTGGAAGAACGCATCGCCAGCCTGGAGGGCGGCCGCGGCGCGACCTGCGCCGCCTCGGGACACGCCGCCCAGGTCCTGGCCTTCTTCCCGCTGATCGAGGCCGGCGAACGGTTCGCGGCATCGACCCGGCTCTACGGCGGTTCGGTCACGCAGTTCAGCCGGACGTTCCCGAAGTTCGACTGGCGCTGCGACTTCGTCGACACGGAGGACCTGTCCGCGGTCGAGGCGGTCCTGGCCAAGGGCGCCAAGGCTCTGTTCGTGGAGAGCCTGGCGAACCCGGGCGGCGTGGTCACCGACCTGGAGGCCCTGGCCGGCCTGACCCGAGCCGCGGGCGCCCTGCTGATCGTCGACAACACGCTCGCAACCCCTTGGCTCTGCAGGCCCTTCGAGTGGGGCGCCGATCTGATCGTCCACTCGGCGACGAAGTTCCTCTCCGGCAACGGCACGGTGATCGGCGGCGCCGTGGTGGACAGCGGTCGGTTCGACTGGTCGGCGTCGGGACGTTTTCCGGGCCTCTCGGAGCCGGAGCCGGCCTATCACGGCCTGAAGTTCAGCGAGACGTTCGGCGACCTCGCCTTCACGGTCCATTCGCACGCGGTCGGCCTCCGAGACCTTGGCGCTTCCATGGCGCCGATGAACGCCTTTCTCACGTTGCTAGGCACGGAGACGCTCGCCCTGCGCATGGAACGCCACTGCCGGAACGCCCAGGCGGTCGCCGAGTGGCTGACGGAGCATCCGAAGGTCGAGTGGGTGTCTCATGCCGGCCTGCCGACCAGTCCGTACCGCGAGCTGGCGGAGAAGTACCTGCCGAACGGAGCGGGCGCCGTGTTCACCTTCGGCGTGCGGGGCGGCTACGAGGCGGGCGTCAATGTCGTCGAGAAATGCGAGCTGTTCTCGCACCTGGCGAACATCGGCGATGCCCGTTCGTTGATCATCCATCCGGCGTCGACGACGCATCGGCAACTCACGGATGAACAGCGCGCGGCCGCCGGCGCCGGTCCGGAGGTCGTGCGGCTCTCGATCGGTCTGGAGACGGTGGACGACCTCGTCCGGGATCTGGACCACGCCCTGGCCGCGGCGTAGGGCCGTCCGGATCGCCTCCCCGTGCTCTCCTGCCAGCGCTACCGCTTCCAGTTACCGCCTCACCTTCACTACCTGAACTGCGCCTATATGGCGCCGCTCGCTCGCGAGGTCGAGGAGGCGGGCCTGCGGGGAATGACGCGCCGGCGGGACCCGTCCAAGATCGCGGCGGAGGATTTCTTCGTCGAGACGGATGCACTGCGGGAGCGGTTCGCACGGTTGATCGGGAGCTCCGATCCGCAGCGGGTGGCGATCATCCCGGCGGTGTCCTACGGCATCGCTACGGCCGCCCGTAATGTGCCGGTCGAGAGTGGCCAGAACATCGTCATCCTCGGCGACCAGTTTCCGAGCAACGTCTACGTCTGGATGCGGAAGGCGCGGGAGAACGGCGCGGAGCTCCGGGTCGTCGAACGATCCGCCAGGGGCAGACCCAGCCCGGGCGCATCGTGGAACCGTCGATTGCTCCGGGCGGTCGACCGGAAGACCGCGGTGGTGGCAACGCCGGTCGTCCACTGGGCGGACGGCACCCGCTTCGACGTCACGGCGATCGGGCGGCGCGCCCGCGCGGTGGGAGCCGCCTTCGTGATCGACGGCACGCAGTCGATCGGGTCGCTGCCGTTCGACGTGGAGAAGGTGGCGCCCGACGCGCTCGTCGTCGCCGCCTACAAGACCCTGTTCGGCCCGTATCAGAGCGGCCTGGCCTGGTTCGGCGAGCGCTTCGACGAGGGAGTGCCACTGGAGGAGCCGTGGGCGGCGCGTGAGGGCAGCGACCGCTTCGTCGCGGGCCGGATCGAGTACGTCGAGTCCTACCGGCCGGGCGCCCTGCGCTACGACGTCGGTGAGCGGAGCAACCAGATTCAGGTGCCGATGCTGAACGCCGCGCTCGACATGGTGCTCGAGTGGGAGCCGCAACGTGTTCAGGAGTACTGCGAGAGCCTGCTCGAACCGTACGAGGATGTCTTCCGCGAGGCGGGTTTCGAACTGGAGGACCGAGCCTGGCGCGCCGCCCACCTTTTTGGTCTCCGCAGCGTTCGGGGCCTCGACGCCGAGAAGACGGCGGCGACGCTGCGGCGTGCCGGCATCTTCGTCTCCGTTCGGGGCGAGGCGATCCGCGTGGCGCCGCAGGTCTACAACGACCGCGCGGACCTGGACGCGTTGGCGACGACGCTGCGGTCCCTCTGACCTCAGGTCTCATTGCAACCCTGAGACATTTGTGATCGTATTTGTCACAAATGAGCGTGCAGACGAGCCAGGACGGCGTGATCCGGGATGGTCAGGCCGGCGCCGTTCTGGAGTTCCCGGGCCCCGCTGCCGACGGCGATCTTTGCGTCCTCGGCTGGGCGATGGAGTTGGAGCTCGCGACACCCGAGCAGGTGCTGCGCTGGGCCCACGGCCGCTGGGGAAGGGAACTGACCCTGGCGACCTCCTTCCAGGCGGAAGGCATGGTGCTCCTCCACATGTGTCACCAGCTCGGTCTGCCGGTCCGGATCGTGACGCTCGACACGGGCCGCCTCCCGGAGGAGACCTTCCGGCACATCGAACACGTCCGGCTGCACTACGGCATGGACGTGGAGATCCTGGCGCCGCGAGCGTCGGAGGTCGCGCGTCTCGTCAAGCGAGACGGGCCGAATCTCTTCTACGCCTCGGTGGACGGACGGCAGCGCTGTTGCAAGGTGCGCAAGGTCGAGCCGATGCGGCGGGCGCTGGCTCGCACGCCGGCCTGGTTGAGCGGACTGCGCCGCGACCAGACCCCGACTCGTGATGTTCTGAACAAGGTGGAGGTCGATCGGGTGACCCGGACCAGGGGGCGGCTGGTGAAGGTCTGTCCGTTGCTCGACTGGACCGAGGACCAGGTCTGGACCTACATCCACGAGGAGGGGGTGCCGTACCACCCGCTCTACGACCGGGGCTACCGGACGATCGGCTGCGCGCCATGTACCCGTCCATCGCGACCCGGTGAAGGCGCCCGCGGCGGCCGCTGGTGGTGGGAGTCCCACACCGGCAAGGAATGCGGTCTCCACGTCCTGCAGCCGCGTTGAGCGGCGACCCTCGACCGC
Protein-coding regions in this window:
- a CDS encoding acyl-CoA dehydrogenase family protein — its product is MDFQDSPQEAAFRAEARAWLEANAEPLPAGATSQFDGLPEQEGLAASKEWQQKKYDDGWACITWPKEHGGRGATFMEGVIWAQEEARFDVPDGFLGIGHGTCAPAIMAHGTDEQKRRYLPKLASGEEVWCQLFSEPGAGSDLAGLRTRAERDGDEWVVNGQKVWNSGAHYADWGILVTRHDPSVPKHKGLTFFVVDMKSPGIDPRPIRQIPGTSEFNEVFLQNVRIPDHNRLGEVGAGWQVAITTLMNERHGRYNMTPDWSDALRLASELEIDGAPAATQSSVRERIADWYVQCRGVELTFMRTLTAISRGKQPGPENSICKVITASARQDIASFAADLLDTAGAVSGRENAPSAGLFHYAYLASPGMRIAAGTDEILRNIIAERVLTLPGEIRVDRDRAFSDIPTGSN
- a CDS encoding CoA transferase, with the protein product MTEGELPPTRPLAGVRVLDLGQVYQGPYAGYLLAQAGADVVKVEPPGGEPLRRREADGGPPSFPLAFLNTNKRSLACDLKDEEGRQLLLRLAGVADVLIENFAPGVMDRLGVGWKVLRELNPRLIYASGTAYGLSGPDSERLGMDLTVQAWSGVMSITGEAGGGPLKAGPALIDFLGGTHLYGGIVSALYEREGTGTGRLVEVAMQEAAYPTLLTQLALMHHEGKLPGRTGNRHGRVSPCGVYPCRDGHVAIICITERHWRNLLRAMGREDLVGDSRFRNNEARVSRRDETEALVAAWTTGLSRAEINEAVRSRRVPCAPVRDLSEVNADPHLWERGYFESVDHSALGEIGLPTSAIRFDARPSGPLEPIPALGENTDEVIGEWLGAVPAWEGSDA
- a CDS encoding CoA-binding protein, with the protein product MATDLSYSDALIAGILRRVSTIAMVGASPNWKRPSNFAMKYLQEKGFRVIPVNPRAAAGGVSILGEKACSSLADVPAPVEMVDVFRASEAALEITREAIRLREEKRIEVVWMQLGVRNDEAAAEAEAAGLTVIMNRCPKIEYGRLWGELGWGGFDSRVISSRWPRPANGGGRAG
- a CDS encoding acyl-CoA dehydrogenase family protein: MDFQLSPEQKLILETVRRFVREEIVPLEADLDPDASELPPHHRERLVAMTKQLGFYGLDIPEEYGGPGIDLVTRTLMAFEMAQHRAGLYAPCYGVFGGAGLAQLYEADDGQKERYLYPVLRGEKRGFFALTEPSGGSDPARAIRTTAVRDGDDWILDGEKTFISGADKADFGIVFARTDPELGRKGITCFLVDTDMPGFRVRRIVHTLRSTHYAAELEFNRVRVPGRNVLGEVNQGFAIANDRLSRNRIPYAAGCVGVALKAQEMAIAYAKTRKTFGDYLSTRQAVQWMIVDNEIDLRTARALTLEAAARADAGKPFRTEAAICKLVASEGASRVVDRAMQIHGGYGMTKDLPLERWYRELRIRRVGEGPNEIQRLIVARDVIGGSFH
- a CDS encoding mandelate racemase/muconate lactonizing enzyme family protein; this encodes MKVRSIETRHCDAGWRNYHFVKLTTEDGVVGWSEYDEHQGAVGVTTVIEQLADRVVGSRVRDVERIYQRLLVRARQSMSGVMAMGIGAIENAVLDAWAKELGVPCCDLLGGRVRDRVPVYWSHCGTWRIGLPQYYGNAITDIDGVTALGAEVRERGFRALKTNIFDYSSGAPRGWAPGFGRPFEPGQNVERRTIRELRRHLEALREGAGPDMGILLDLNFNAKISGYRQIVRALADLDLFWIEIDTSSAEGLATVRQESAHPISSCETLITPAAFLPFLRAEAVDVAIIDAVWNGVWQSMKIAALAGAHEVNVAPHNYYGHLATMMNAHMSAAVPNLRIMETDIDRLPWDGEVFTHEPEFEDGCLIVPDRPGWGTEPDEDGLAVHPPK
- a CDS encoding aminotransferase class I/II-fold pyridoxal phosphate-dependent enzyme, which produces MSEDETQTPEHGPGPDWGFETRMIHAGAGPDPTSGARQTPIHQTSAYAFHDADHAASLFNLQTFGFIYSRLGNPTVATLEERIASLEGGRGATCAASGHAAQVLAFFPLIEAGERFAASTRLYGGSVTQFSRTFPKFDWRCDFVDTEDLSAVEAVLAKGAKALFVESLANPGGVVTDLEALAGLTRAAGALLIVDNTLATPWLCRPFEWGADLIVHSATKFLSGNGTVIGGAVVDSGRFDWSASGRFPGLSEPEPAYHGLKFSETFGDLAFTVHSHAVGLRDLGASMAPMNAFLTLLGTETLALRMERHCRNAQAVAEWLTEHPKVEWVSHAGLPTSPYRELAEKYLPNGAGAVFTFGVRGGYEAGVNVVEKCELFSHLANIGDARSLIIHPASTTHRQLTDEQRAAAGAGPEVVRLSIGLETVDDLVRDLDHALAAA
- a CDS encoding aminotransferase class V-fold PLP-dependent enzyme, which encodes MLSCQRYRFQLPPHLHYLNCAYMAPLAREVEEAGLRGMTRRRDPSKIAAEDFFVETDALRERFARLIGSSDPQRVAIIPAVSYGIATAARNVPVESGQNIVILGDQFPSNVYVWMRKARENGAELRVVERSARGRPSPGASWNRRLLRAVDRKTAVVATPVVHWADGTRFDVTAIGRRARAVGAAFVIDGTQSIGSLPFDVEKVAPDALVVAAYKTLFGPYQSGLAWFGERFDEGVPLEEPWAAREGSDRFVAGRIEYVESYRPGALRYDVGERSNQIQVPMLNAALDMVLEWEPQRVQEYCESLLEPYEDVFREAGFELEDRAWRAAHLFGLRSVRGLDAEKTAATLRRAGIFVSVRGEAIRVAPQVYNDRADLDALATTLRSL
- a CDS encoding phosphoadenylyl-sulfate reductase — encoded protein: MSVQTSQDGVIRDGQAGAVLEFPGPAADGDLCVLGWAMELELATPEQVLRWAHGRWGRELTLATSFQAEGMVLLHMCHQLGLPVRIVTLDTGRLPEETFRHIEHVRLHYGMDVEILAPRASEVARLVKRDGPNLFYASVDGRQRCCKVRKVEPMRRALARTPAWLSGLRRDQTPTRDVLNKVEVDRVTRTRGRLVKVCPLLDWTEDQVWTYIHEEGVPYHPLYDRGYRTIGCAPCTRPSRPGEGARGGRWWWESHTGKECGLHVLQPR
- a CDS encoding CaiB/BaiF CoA-transferase family protein gives rise to the protein MLDGIRVVELATIVMAPSACAMLSDFGAEVIKIEAPGRGDLYRYFQDLPGMPDSEIPYCFLLDGRNKKSVVIDLKQKSGQGLAHRLIETADVFLTNCHNSVLEDLSMTWDRLREVNPRLIFAHGTGYGHTGPEAEKPGYDQVCYWTRSGLVATFTPVDGHLGPLGCGTGDHPTGVTLFSAVLAGLLKRERTGIGSYVTTSLLAAGAWANACAIQAKLVGAEFHEKRPRERTLNFGQLYYRTRDDRLIKLSIIEQDREWEHFCLALDRRDLISDERFCTTPERIENMPEFIALLDADFARRDFSEWSERFTRYEIAYSLVSNLDDIVADEQLEAIGMFRDLDHPEYGRLRTVDSPVLIEGEDKVQPQPAPELGEHTGDLLRELGLDASEIENLAEDGVIWGRL